One Deinococcus aestuarii DNA segment encodes these proteins:
- a CDS encoding DUF885 domain-containing protein → MDIAERYIRLAHAIDAHREGFVDGYGGPQDWADRTRRDPAELRAWAGALLEGVEGVEDDARRAFLTVQARALDTMTRLIAGEVLPYADEVRGLFDIEPRRAEVENLERALSALDAALPGSGSLIEREEALRSRVAIPRDDILRVAGPILSQLRERTRERFGLPGGENFTIGLVQDKPWSGYNWPLGNLQSRIDLNTDLPVLLPNLPDLLAHEGYPGHHTEHATKEARLVRERGWLEHSIQLLNAPECVVSEGIATNALRALMDRGEVEAWLTGELAGVAGLDPDDVTAFLDASRAREGLKGVSGTAALMLYEDGATEAEVLDFLRRYGPANEGRARQSLRFISQPTFRAYIFTYSVGGDLVKGVLDREGTPGFARLLREPVTPGQLREGTPDAAQ, encoded by the coding sequence ATGGACATCGCCGAGCGCTATATCCGCCTCGCCCACGCCATCGACGCGCACCGGGAGGGCTTCGTGGACGGGTACGGCGGGCCGCAGGACTGGGCCGACCGTACCCGGCGCGACCCCGCCGAACTGCGCGCCTGGGCCGGGGCCCTGTTGGAAGGGGTGGAGGGCGTGGAGGACGATGCGCGCCGGGCCTTCCTGACCGTGCAGGCGCGGGCGCTGGACACCATGACGCGGCTGATCGCAGGAGAGGTGCTGCCCTACGCGGACGAGGTGCGGGGGCTGTTCGACATCGAGCCCAGGCGGGCGGAGGTGGAGAACCTGGAGCGGGCGCTATCGGCACTCGACGCTGCCCTGCCCGGCTCAGGCTCCCTGATCGAGCGAGAGGAGGCGCTGCGTTCGCGGGTGGCAATTCCTAGAGACGACATCCTGAGGGTGGCCGGGCCCATCCTCTCGCAGCTCCGCGAGCGCACGCGGGAACGTTTCGGCCTCCCCGGCGGCGAGAACTTCACCATCGGCCTCGTCCAGGACAAGCCGTGGTCGGGGTACAACTGGCCGCTCGGCAATCTCCAGAGCCGCATCGACCTCAACACCGACCTCCCCGTGCTGCTGCCGAACCTGCCCGACCTCCTCGCCCACGAGGGCTACCCCGGCCACCACACCGAACACGCGACGAAGGAGGCGCGGCTGGTCAGGGAACGCGGCTGGCTCGAACACTCCATCCAACTCCTGAACGCCCCCGAGTGCGTGGTCAGCGAGGGCATCGCCACGAACGCCCTTCGCGCCCTGATGGACCGGGGAGAGGTGGAGGCGTGGCTGACGGGCGAACTGGCGGGGGTGGCGGGCCTGGACCCGGACGACGTGACCGCCTTCCTGGACGCCAGCCGCGCCCGTGAGGGACTGAAGGGCGTGAGCGGCACGGCGGCGCTGATGCTGTACGAGGACGGGGCGACCGAGGCCGAGGTGCTCGACTTCCTGCGGCGCTACGGCCCCGCGAACGAGGGGAGGGCCCGCCAGAGCCTGCGCTTCATCTCGCAGCCCACCTTCCGGGCGTACATCTTCACCTACAGCGTGGGCGGCGACCTCGTGAAAGGGGTGCTGGACCGCGAGGGCACGCCGGGCTTTGCGCGATTGCTGAGGGAACCCGTCACGCCGGGACAACTGCGGGAAGGGACGCCGGACGCGGCACAATGA
- a CDS encoding replication-associated recombination protein A, producing MTLFDPPAPLAERLRPRSVAEVVGQTHLLGPGKPLTRVLDSGRLGSLILWGPPGVGKTTLARLIAGEVGAHFIPLSAVTAGVKDVREAVTEAERVRGRGQRTILFLDEIHRFNKAQQDALLPHVESGLLTLIGATTENPSFEVNPALRSRARTLVLEALTQEDLRGLLGRALSDPRGLPGVSAEPGALDLIARLADGDARRALSTLEVASTLAEPVTEAAAREAFGRHLPAMDKNGEDFYNLISALHKSVRGNHVDASLYWLARMIEGGADTLYVARRIVRMAAEDIGLADPQALRLAVAARDTAEFLGSPEGDLALAQAVVYLALAPKSNSVYVAWKKALDAVRESETLPVPLHLRNAPTALMRQQGYGTGYAYYFDNPEGSFRQNYLPDGVRLDLYEPTGEGWEARVAERWRKLREAHGEGEDRA from the coding sequence GTGACCCTCTTCGACCCGCCCGCTCCCCTGGCCGAACGCCTGCGCCCGCGCTCCGTGGCGGAGGTCGTGGGGCAGACGCACCTGCTCGGGCCGGGCAAACCGCTGACCCGGGTGCTGGACTCCGGGCGGCTGGGCTCGCTGATCCTCTGGGGGCCGCCGGGCGTGGGCAAGACGACGCTGGCGCGGCTGATCGCCGGGGAAGTGGGCGCCCACTTCATCCCCCTTTCCGCAGTGACGGCGGGCGTGAAGGACGTGCGCGAGGCGGTGACGGAGGCCGAGCGGGTGCGGGGCCGGGGCCAGCGGACCATCCTCTTCCTCGACGAAATCCACCGCTTCAACAAGGCGCAGCAAGACGCCCTGCTTCCCCACGTCGAATCCGGCCTGCTCACCCTGATCGGCGCGACGACCGAGAACCCGAGCTTCGAGGTCAACCCGGCCCTGCGCTCCCGGGCGCGGACGCTGGTGCTCGAAGCCCTGACGCAAGAGGACCTGCGCGGCCTGCTGGGGCGGGCGCTCTCGGACCCGCGCGGGCTGCCGGGGGTGAGCGCCGAGCCGGGGGCCCTCGACCTGATCGCCCGGCTGGCCGACGGGGACGCGCGGCGGGCGCTGAGCACGCTGGAGGTCGCCTCCACCCTCGCCGAGCCCGTCACCGAGGCGGCGGCGCGCGAGGCGTTCGGGCGCCACCTCCCGGCGATGGACAAGAACGGGGAGGACTTCTACAACCTGATCTCGGCGCTGCACAAGAGCGTGCGGGGCAACCACGTGGACGCTTCGCTCTACTGGCTCGCCCGGATGATCGAGGGCGGCGCGGACACCCTGTACGTCGCCCGCCGCATCGTCCGCATGGCCGCCGAGGACATCGGGCTGGCCGACCCGCAGGCGCTCAGGCTGGCCGTCGCCGCCCGCGACACGGCGGAATTCCTGGGCAGCCCGGAGGGGGACCTCGCGCTCGCGCAGGCGGTCGTGTACCTCGCCCTGGCCCCCAAGAGCAACTCCGTGTACGTGGCCTGGAAAAAGGCTCTGGACGCCGTGCGGGAGAGCGAGACACTGCCCGTGCCGCTGCACCTGCGCAACGCGCCCACCGCCCTGATGCGGCAACAGGGGTACGGCACCGGCTACGCCTACTACTTCGACAACCCCGAGGGCAGCTTCCGGCAGAACTACCTCCCCGACGGCGTGCGGCTCGACCTCTACGAACCCACGGGCGAGGGCTGGGAGGCGCGGGTGGCCGAGCGGTGGCGCAAGCTGCGGGAGGCGCACGGGGAGGGGGAGGACAGGGCGTGA
- a CDS encoding phytoene desaturase family protein, translating to MTPSGRLDAVVVGAGPNGLAAAVTLARAGLRVRVLERHAGVGGGLSSAPLTLPGFIHDVGSAIHPLGYASPAFRDWPLHAFGLEWVWPDAPYAHVMPDGTGVVVERELERAAASFGKDEGAWRALFGPLVANWEGVLEDVLRPLPRLPKHPFTLARFGLRGVPPSTLTARLLRTPEARAAWAGLAAHVNLPLSTPGTGAAALLLGTLAHAVGWPFPRGGAQSLADALAAYLKFLGGEIETGVEVRSMRDVPPARAVLVDSSPGMLLGLLGDRATPAYRAWVRRYRYGPGILKLDYALGGPVPWRDPALARAGTVHLGGTLEDIVSAEASVARGRAPERPYILAAQHTLFDRTRAPTDGHTFWAYAHTPPGTSDSYAEAVEAQIERAAPGFRDLILARKLTNARQLEAFSPVYRGGDVNGGRGDLWGLLARPVPTPTPYRTPVPGMYLCSSSTPPGGGIHGMPGYWAARAALADVFGGGSREAVRGTQEK from the coding sequence ATGACGCCTTCCGGGAGGCTGGACGCGGTGGTCGTGGGGGCGGGGCCGAACGGGCTGGCGGCGGCGGTCACGCTCGCGCGGGCGGGGCTGCGGGTCAGGGTGCTGGAGCGGCACGCGGGGGTGGGCGGCGGGCTGAGCAGCGCCCCCCTCACCCTGCCGGGCTTCATCCACGACGTGGGCAGCGCGATTCACCCGCTGGGCTACGCCTCGCCCGCCTTCCGGGACTGGCCCCTGCACGCCTTCGGGCTGGAGTGGGTGTGGCCGGACGCCCCCTACGCCCACGTCATGCCGGACGGGACGGGCGTAGTCGTGGAGCGCGAGTTGGAGAGGGCGGCGGCCAGTTTCGGGAAGGACGAGGGGGCATGGCGGGCGCTGTTCGGGCCCTTGGTGGCGAATTGGGAGGGGGTACTGGAGGATGTGCTCAGGCCCCTGCCCCGGCTTCCCAAGCACCCCTTCACGCTCGCCCGCTTCGGGCTGCGGGGCGTGCCCCCCTCGACCCTGACGGCGCGGCTCCTGCGAACCCCCGAAGCCCGGGCGGCCTGGGCAGGGCTGGCGGCCCACGTCAACCTGCCCCTCTCCACGCCGGGGACGGGGGCGGCGGCCCTCCTGCTCGGCACGCTGGCGCACGCGGTGGGGTGGCCCTTTCCACGTGGGGGGGCGCAGAGCCTCGCGGACGCCCTCGCCGCCTACCTGAAATTTCTGGGCGGCGAGATCGAGACGGGGGTGGAGGTGCGCTCCATGCGGGATGTGCCGCCCGCCCGCGCCGTCCTCGTGGACTCCAGCCCCGGCATGCTGCTGGGCCTGCTGGGGGACCGGGCCACGCCCGCCTACCGCGCCTGGGTGCGGCGTTACCGTTACGGCCCGGGCATCCTCAAACTCGACTACGCGCTGGGCGGGCCCGTCCCCTGGCGTGACCCGGCGCTGGCGCGGGCGGGAACCGTGCATCTGGGCGGCACGTTGGAGGACATCGTTTCAGCCGAGGCGAGCGTGGCGCGGGGCCGGGCACCGGAACGACCCTACATCCTCGCCGCGCAGCACACTCTCTTCGACCGCACGCGGGCGCCGACGGACGGACACACCTTCTGGGCCTACGCCCACACGCCGCCCGGCACGTCGGACAGTTACGCGGAGGCGGTCGAGGCGCAGATCGAGCGGGCGGCCCCCGGCTTTCGGGACCTGATCCTCGCGCGCAAGCTCACCAACGCACGGCAACTGGAGGCGTTCAGCCCGGTGTATCGGGGAGGCGACGTGAACGGCGGGCGGGGCGACCTGTGGGGACTGCTCGCCCGGCCCGTGCCCACCCCGACCCCCTACCGCACGCCCGTGCCCGGGATGTACCTGTGCAGCAGTTCCACGCCCCCCGGCGGCGGCATTCACGGAATGCCCGGATACTGGGCGGCGCGGGCGGCCCTCGCGGACGTGTTCGGGGGAGGTTCGCGGGAAGCGGTGCGCGGGACGCAGGAGAAGTGA
- the pyrF gene encoding orotidine-5'-phosphate decarboxylase, with protein sequence MTFAAAVTERTRHLKTRLCVGLDPRLGAYRDVDHLRGHTLDVLEVTAPLAACVKPQLAFFEALGLSGFALLEEVCAAARLLGLPVILDGKRGDIGSTAEAYARGWLSGAHAGDALTVNPFLGFGTLSPFVETARGNGGAIFVLVKTSNPDQADLQGQGVSERVAVEVARLGEQDEEGEYAGVGAVVGATHPQDLALFRALMPRALLLLPGLGAQGGTAAELAPAFHPGGTGALASASRAVGYADGLDVAASREAARRLRDELNAALG encoded by the coding sequence ATGACTTTTGCCGCCGCCGTCACCGAGCGCACCCGCCACCTGAAGACCCGGCTGTGTGTGGGCCTCGACCCCCGGTTGGGCGCGTACCGGGACGTGGATCACCTGCGTGGGCATACGCTCGACGTGCTGGAGGTGACGGCCCCCCTCGCCGCCTGCGTCAAGCCGCAGCTCGCCTTTTTCGAGGCGCTGGGCCTGTCCGGCTTCGCGCTGCTGGAGGAGGTCTGCGCGGCGGCCCGGCTGCTCGGCCTGCCCGTGATCCTCGACGGCAAGCGCGGGGACATCGGCTCGACGGCGGAAGCCTACGCGCGGGGGTGGCTGAGCGGGGCCCACGCGGGGGACGCGTTGACGGTCAACCCCTTCCTGGGCTTCGGAACCCTAAGCCCATTCGTGGAGACGGCCCGCGGAAACGGCGGCGCGATCTTCGTCCTCGTCAAGACGAGCAATCCCGATCAGGCGGACCTCCAGGGGCAGGGCGTCAGCGAGCGCGTGGCGGTGGAGGTCGCCCGCCTGGGGGAGCAGGACGAAGAAGGTGAATACGCGGGCGTCGGGGCGGTGGTCGGCGCCACCCACCCACAGGACCTCGCCCTCTTCCGCGCGCTGATGCCCCGCGCCCTCTTGCTGCTGCCTGGTCTGGGGGCGCAGGGGGGGACCGCCGCCGAACTCGCCCCGGCCTTCCACCCGGGGGGAACGGGGGCGCTGGCGAGCGCGAGCCGGGCCGTGGGGTACGCGGACGGGCTGGACGTGGCGGCGAGCCGGGAGGCGGCGCGGCGGCTGCGCGACGAGCTGAACGCGGCGCTGGGGTGA
- a CDS encoding fasciclin domain-containing protein — protein MSNDPNFSTLLSAVQAAGLTQTLAGPGPFTVFAPTNAAFAKVPADQLQALLNNPAQLRAVLLYHVVPGRVTSAQVAGLSSATTAQGGTLTVSASGGTVRINDATVTQADVPASNGVIHVIDTVLLPPS, from the coding sequence GTGTCGAACGATCCCAACTTCAGCACGCTGCTCTCGGCGGTGCAGGCGGCGGGGCTGACGCAGACCCTGGCGGGGCCCGGGCCGTTTACGGTTTTCGCGCCGACGAACGCGGCGTTCGCCAAGGTGCCCGCCGATCAGCTTCAGGCCCTGCTGAACAATCCCGCGCAGCTCCGGGCCGTGCTGCTCTATCACGTCGTGCCGGGGCGGGTGACCTCGGCGCAGGTGGCCGGGCTGAGCAGCGCGACGACCGCGCAGGGCGGCACGCTCACGGTCAGCGCGAGCGGCGGCACGGTGCGGATCAACGACGCGACCGTGACCCAGGCCGACGTGCCCGCGAGCAACGGCGTGATCCACGTGATCGACACGGTGCTGCTGCCGCCCAGTTAG
- a CDS encoding DUF1028 domain-containing protein, whose protein sequence is MTFSIVGRDAATGDLGVAVASKFLAVGALVPFARSGVGAVATQSYVNPNFGPDGLRLLAEGLSPEEVSARFQAEDATIHQRQFGIVGADGRSVTYSGAGCHAWAGGFTGPDVAIQGNILTGLEVVDAMAAAWEAGDGHPLPRRLLGALRAGDAAGGDRRGRQSAALLCVGPGRGYGGLTDDWVNLRADDHPDPCAELERLLGISDLLFGRPETTTELDEDGRRWLRALLIREDYASSLPGGEWDPETEAAAWALFGTENLEERWVPGGRFDPVALGYLRERFGE, encoded by the coding sequence ATGACCTTTTCCATCGTGGGCCGCGACGCCGCCACCGGAGACCTCGGCGTGGCGGTGGCGAGCAAGTTCCTGGCGGTGGGCGCCCTCGTCCCCTTCGCGCGCTCGGGCGTGGGCGCGGTGGCAACCCAGAGTTACGTCAACCCCAACTTCGGGCCGGACGGGCTGCGGCTCCTCGCCGAGGGTCTAAGCCCGGAGGAGGTATCCGCACGCTTCCAGGCAGAGGACGCCACCATCCATCAACGGCAATTCGGGATCGTGGGGGCGGACGGGCGGAGCGTCACCTACAGCGGCGCGGGCTGCCATGCCTGGGCGGGCGGCTTCACCGGGCCGGACGTGGCGATCCAGGGCAACATCCTGACCGGGCTGGAGGTCGTGGACGCGATGGCTGCGGCGTGGGAGGCGGGCGACGGGCACCCTCTCCCCCGCCGCCTGCTGGGGGCACTGAGGGCCGGGGACGCGGCGGGCGGGGACCGCAGGGGCAGACAGTCGGCAGCCCTGCTGTGCGTCGGGCCGGGGCGCGGCTACGGCGGCCTCACCGACGACTGGGTGAACCTGCGCGCCGACGACCACCCCGACCCCTGTGCGGAGCTGGAGCGCCTGCTCGGCATCTCCGACCTCCTGTTCGGGCGGCCCGAGACGACTACCGAACTCGACGAGGACGGGCGGCGCTGGCTGCGGGCGCTGCTGATCCGCGAGGACTACGCGAGTTCCCTCCCCGGCGGCGAGTGGGACCCGGAGACCGAGGCCGCCGCCTGGGCCCTTTTCGGCACCGAGAACCTGGAGGAACGCTGGGTGCCGGGCGGGAGGTTCGACCCGGTGGCGCTGGGCTACCTGCGGGAGCGGTTCGGGGAGTGA
- a CDS encoding Rrf2 family transcriptional regulator, with translation MRLSATDVYAFQALGFLGMQEPTRWVASEEISDATGVHRPYLVRILAALTAKGIVKSKKGIGGGYALARKPHLISLCEVVRAIDGPVAPLSCISLNWHEPCVEEDRCHARATVYKRMRDAMLAVLQEFSVQDLVTDARQGVSYGHCLGHLLKPNA, from the coding sequence ATGCGGCTTTCGGCCACCGACGTGTACGCCTTCCAGGCGCTGGGCTTCCTGGGAATGCAGGAGCCCACGCGCTGGGTCGCCAGCGAGGAGATCAGCGACGCGACCGGGGTTCACCGCCCCTACCTCGTGCGGATTCTGGCGGCACTCACGGCCAAGGGCATCGTCAAGAGCAAAAAGGGCATCGGCGGCGGCTACGCGCTGGCCCGCAAGCCCCACCTGATCAGCCTGTGCGAGGTCGTGCGCGCCATCGACGGCCCGGTCGCGCCCTTATCCTGCATCAGCCTCAACTGGCACGAGCCCTGCGTCGAAGAAGACCGCTGCCACGCCCGCGCCACCGTCTACAAGCGGATGCGCGACGCGATGCTCGCCGTGCTTCAAGAATTCAGCGTGCAGGACCTCGTGACCGACGCGCGCCAGGGCGTGAGCTACGGGCACTGCCTGGGCCACCTGCTCAAGCCGAACGCTTAA
- a CDS encoding VanW family protein — MTSPARRDPFPFGLTLRLLLLSGVAGAVGSTGLAPATGRPPRPAPPLPLTLQVSAPEPVLRGGKVERPLIQKSYVLTLTPEQVRQVRERGSSAPLGAALEAVYARIDAREPRDAVFRNVGGVWTARAQTGWKVRRDVTERALLGALREGGRTVEVEVGLTPPARSVRTLRERGVTHHLAAGESSFAGSPDFRVHNVRVGGGRLHGGWVEPGAVYDFNARTGAITRARGFVPGYVIAGGTLALEDGGGLCQVSTTVFRAAYLAGLQVVERHAHSHQVAYYDPVGFEATVYAPSKNLRFRNDTGGPLLMQVSWDLKRETLRVDLFGGPPDRQVQVSEPRVSDRRAALPPTFLADPGLAPGETRRVDMPASGMRVEITRRVQMRGGEVRTDRLLSRYRPWGGVFAVHPEDDRLR, encoded by the coding sequence GTGACCAGCCCTGCCCGCCGGGACCCGTTCCCCTTCGGACTCACGCTGCGGCTCCTGCTGCTGAGTGGGGTGGCGGGTGCCGTGGGCTCGACGGGCCTGGCCCCGGCGACGGGCCGACCGCCGCGCCCGGCCCCTCCCCTGCCGCTCACCCTTCAGGTCAGCGCCCCCGAGCCCGTCCTGCGGGGCGGGAAAGTCGAGCGGCCCCTCATTCAGAAAAGCTATGTCCTGACCCTCACCCCGGAGCAGGTCAGGCAGGTGCGGGAGCGGGGGTCGTCGGCGCCTCTGGGGGCCGCGTTGGAGGCGGTGTATGCCCGGATCGACGCTCGGGAGCCGCGCGACGCGGTGTTTCGCAACGTGGGCGGCGTCTGGACCGCGCGGGCCCAGACCGGGTGGAAGGTCCGGAGGGACGTGACGGAGCGCGCGCTGCTCGGCGCCCTGCGGGAAGGAGGGCGGACGGTGGAAGTCGAGGTCGGCCTCACCCCTCCCGCACGGAGCGTGCGTACGCTGCGGGAACGGGGGGTGACCCATCACCTCGCGGCGGGCGAGTCGAGCTTCGCGGGCAGCCCGGACTTCCGGGTACACAACGTCCGCGTCGGAGGCGGCAGGTTGCACGGGGGGTGGGTGGAGCCGGGCGCCGTCTACGACTTCAATGCCCGAACGGGCGCGATCACCCGGGCGCGCGGCTTCGTGCCCGGCTACGTGATCGCGGGCGGCACCCTGGCCCTGGAGGACGGCGGCGGCCTCTGCCAGGTCAGCACGACCGTCTTCCGCGCGGCGTACCTGGCCGGGCTCCAGGTCGTCGAGCGGCACGCGCACTCCCATCAGGTCGCCTACTACGACCCCGTGGGCTTCGAGGCCACCGTGTACGCGCCGAGCAAGAACCTGCGCTTTCGCAACGACACGGGCGGGCCGCTGCTGATGCAGGTTTCGTGGGACCTGAAGAGAGAGACCCTGCGCGTGGACCTGTTCGGCGGCCCCCCCGACCGGCAGGTCCAGGTTTCGGAACCCCGTGTCAGCGACCGCCGGGCGGCCCTCCCGCCGACCTTCCTGGCCGATCCCGGCCTCGCGCCCGGCGAGACGCGGCGGGTCGACATGCCCGCCTCCGGGATGAGGGTGGAGATCACCCGCCGCGTGCAGATGAGGGGCGGCGAGGTCAGGACCGACCGCCTGCTCAGCCGCTACCGGCCGTGGGGTGGCGTCTTCGCCGTCCACCCGGAGGACGACCGATTGCGGTAG
- a CDS encoding 3-keto-5-aminohexanoate cleavage protein, which produces MLLKACLNGGRPVGSHPALPVTPAQLAEAARGAVAAGAGALHLHPRAQGGRESLEAEVVAAALTAVRAACPGIPVGISSGFWILPDVERQLAAARAWTVRPDFVSVNWHEPHAVPFAETLLELGVGVEAGLWTVEAARSFLSWPSRDRALRILVEVMDREPWEALTEAAAILALLDEAGVTPPRLLHGAGVSAWSLLHEAAHRGLDTRIGLEDTLTLPDGPPAADNADLVRAARRVLASPR; this is translated from the coding sequence ATGCTCCTGAAAGCCTGTTTGAACGGGGGCCGTCCCGTGGGAAGTCACCCGGCCCTGCCCGTCACCCCGGCCCAACTTGCAGAGGCGGCGCGGGGGGCGGTGGCGGCGGGCGCCGGGGCCCTCCATCTGCACCCGCGCGCCCAGGGGGGCCGCGAGTCGCTGGAGGCGGAGGTTGTGGCCGCCGCGCTGACCGCCGTGCGCGCCGCCTGCCCCGGCATCCCGGTCGGCATCTCCAGCGGCTTCTGGATTCTGCCGGACGTGGAGAGGCAACTCGCCGCCGCCCGCGCCTGGACCGTGCGCCCCGACTTCGTATCCGTGAATTGGCACGAGCCGCACGCCGTCCCCTTCGCGGAGACGTTGCTGGAATTAGGCGTGGGGGTGGAAGCCGGGCTCTGGACGGTGGAGGCGGCGCGGTCCTTCCTGAGCTGGCCCTCCCGCGACCGGGCGCTGCGGATTCTCGTGGAGGTGATGGACCGGGAGCCGTGGGAGGCGCTGACGGAGGCCGCCGCCATCCTCGCCCTGCTCGACGAGGCCGGGGTCACGCCGCCCCGTCTCCTGCACGGTGCGGGCGTGAGTGCCTGGTCTCTCCTCCACGAGGCCGCCCACCGGGGACTGGACACCCGCATCGGCCTGGAAGATACCCTCACCCTGCCGGACGGCCCTCCCGCCGCCGACAACGCCGACCTCGTGAGGGCCGCGCGGCGCGTGTTAGCCTCGCCCCGATGA
- a CDS encoding phosphatase PAP2 family protein, whose product MEPFWLAVTNLGRDEVFIVALALYTWLVNPRGGRDLGVAFALSYLVNTALKFGFDLGRPFTNDPGLASEAARRTAGGPGLPSGHAQMAATLWGGIAAQVGRRGVWILALVLIALISGSRLALNVHYAIDVIVGLLLGVIFAALAVRGFFPQEGALRWLIPLIFLALTALLPAGTPREYGTALGLLAGFWFVRPTFAPPRDVAGRVIVGVVGLLIVFAVFFGLALLPQGIRDIGLVRGLRYALLVVVAAEGVPRLLRRWLPER is encoded by the coding sequence ATGGAACCCTTCTGGCTGGCCGTCACGAACCTGGGGCGCGACGAGGTGTTCATCGTGGCGCTCGCCCTGTACACCTGGCTGGTCAACCCGCGCGGGGGCCGCGACCTGGGCGTTGCCTTCGCCCTCTCCTACCTCGTGAACACGGCGCTGAAGTTCGGCTTCGACCTGGGACGCCCCTTCACGAACGATCCCGGCCTGGCGAGCGAAGCGGCGCGGAGGACGGCGGGGGGGCCCGGCCTGCCCAGCGGGCATGCGCAGATGGCGGCGACCCTGTGGGGCGGAATCGCGGCGCAGGTGGGGCGCAGAGGGGTGTGGATTCTCGCCCTCGTGCTGATCGCGCTGATCTCCGGCTCGCGGCTCGCGCTCAACGTCCACTATGCCATCGACGTGATCGTCGGCCTGCTGCTGGGCGTGATCTTCGCGGCGCTCGCCGTGCGGGGCTTCTTCCCGCAGGAGGGGGCGCTGCGGTGGCTGATTCCCCTGATCTTCCTCGCCCTCACCGCCCTCCTGCCCGCCGGAACGCCGCGCGAATACGGCACGGCGCTGGGGCTCCTGGCCGGATTCTGGTTCGTGCGCCCCACCTTCGCCCCCCCGCGTGACGTGGCGGGACGGGTGATCGTCGGCGTGGTCGGGCTGCTGATCGTCTTCGCCGTGTTCTTCGGGCTGGCGCTGCTGCCGCAGGGCATCCGGGACATCGGCCTCGTGCGGGGGCTGCGGTACGCGCTGCTGGTGGTCGTCGCGGCGGAGGGGGTGCCCCGGCTGCTGCGGCGCTGGCTGCCGGAGCGGTAG